A stretch of Corynebacterium timonense DNA encodes these proteins:
- a CDS encoding IS256 family transposase, with product MTAGPNHIDPTAYLDELLAQASPDLMRQMLQDFINQILSTQADSICGADYATVSDTRTNHRNGYRHRDLDTRVGTIDVRIPKLRHGSFFPDWLLERRSRAERALATVVATCYLKGVSTRRMNDLVATLGITNLSKSQVSTMAKELDVMVEDFRTRPLDTGPYLYVSCDALTMKVREGGRVVKTSVLLATGVNADGYRELLGMQVATAESAASWTGFFRDLKARGLDQVYLVTSDAHLGIQAAVGDCLPNASWQRCRTHFAKNLSSMVPKTQWPTLSAMFHTIFQQPDAQAVWDQARDVIEFCQQKFPHVADYLEESLDDLLAFTNAPKAVWTKVWSNNPTERLNREIRRRTDVVGIFPNRDAVVRLVGAVLAEQHDDWIQQKRYMSLTSLEQTKTMMTATVIDAGESTQEVA from the coding sequence ATGACCGCTGGACCCAATCATATCGACCCGACCGCCTACCTTGATGAGCTGCTCGCCCAAGCATCCCCGGATCTGATGCGTCAGATGCTGCAGGACTTCATCAACCAGATCCTCTCCACCCAAGCAGACAGCATCTGCGGGGCCGACTACGCCACAGTCAGCGACACCCGCACCAACCACCGAAACGGCTACCGCCACCGCGACCTGGACACACGCGTGGGCACCATCGACGTGAGAATCCCGAAACTTCGCCACGGATCATTCTTCCCCGACTGGTTGTTGGAGCGCCGCTCACGAGCAGAACGCGCCCTGGCCACCGTCGTAGCCACCTGCTACCTCAAGGGGGTCTCCACCCGCCGCATGAACGACCTTGTCGCCACCCTCGGGATCACCAACCTGTCGAAGTCACAGGTGTCTACCATGGCCAAAGAACTCGACGTGATGGTCGAAGACTTCCGCACCCGCCCGTTGGACACCGGCCCCTACCTCTATGTTTCCTGCGACGCGCTGACGATGAAGGTGCGTGAAGGCGGGCGCGTCGTCAAAACCAGCGTGCTGCTGGCCACCGGGGTTAACGCCGACGGGTACCGGGAGTTGCTTGGTATGCAGGTCGCCACCGCCGAATCGGCCGCGTCGTGGACCGGGTTCTTCCGCGACCTGAAAGCCCGGGGCCTGGATCAGGTGTACCTGGTCACCAGCGACGCCCACCTAGGCATCCAAGCCGCTGTGGGTGACTGCCTACCCAACGCATCCTGGCAGCGGTGCCGCACCCATTTCGCGAAGAATCTGTCATCGATGGTGCCGAAAACCCAGTGGCCGACATTGTCGGCGATGTTTCACACGATCTTCCAACAACCCGACGCCCAGGCCGTGTGGGACCAGGCCCGAGACGTCATTGAGTTTTGCCAGCAGAAGTTCCCCCATGTGGCGGATTACCTGGAGGAATCCTTGGACGACCTGCTGGCGTTTACGAACGCGCCGAAAGCGGTGTGGACGAAGGTGTGGTCAAACAACCCCACTGAAAGGCTCAACCGGGAGATCAGACGTCGCACCGACGTCGTGGGGATCTTCCCCAACCGCGACGCCGTCGTGCGTCTGGTCGGGGCGGTACTCGCCGAGCAACACGATGATTGGATCCAGCAGAAACGCTACATGTCGCTAACCAGCCTGGAACAGACCAAGACGATGATGACAGCCACCGTCATTGATGCCGGCGAATCCACTCAGGAGGTTGCATGA
- a CDS encoding IS3 family transposase: MRAPTHVIVRFIDDNREEFGVEPIIRALSATDATIALSTYYAHKSRPESSRSIRDRQLRKALRAIYDDNYSCYGARTLWAEVNRRGDVCHVARCTVERLMALDNIRGIRRRKKKPSTRSAAPDNCPVDLVERDFCVDAPNRLWVADITYIPTRAGWVYASFVLDAYTREIVGWQITNHMRTSLAKDALDMALSARLRAGEDVSGLIHHSDRGVQYRSVVYGETLAQSQVIASVGSRGDSYDNAMAEALNSVFKAELIDRRTWPALRDVLVATSTWVGWYNNRRLHSALGYRPPRQVHQEYTAANTQAA, from the coding sequence GTGCGAGCGCCCACACACGTAATCGTCCGGTTCATCGACGACAACCGGGAGGAATTCGGGGTCGAGCCGATTATTCGCGCCCTTTCAGCAACCGACGCGACAATCGCCCTGAGCACCTACTACGCCCACAAATCCCGGCCTGAATCATCTCGATCTATCCGCGACCGACAACTACGCAAAGCTTTGCGTGCCATCTATGACGACAACTACTCCTGCTATGGAGCGCGCACACTATGGGCCGAGGTCAATCGCCGAGGCGATGTCTGTCACGTCGCCCGGTGCACCGTCGAGCGTCTCATGGCACTCGACAACATCCGTGGTATCCGGCGCAGGAAGAAAAAGCCTTCCACCCGCAGCGCTGCCCCCGATAACTGCCCAGTCGACTTGGTCGAGCGCGACTTTTGTGTCGATGCGCCGAACCGGCTGTGGGTCGCGGATATCACATACATCCCCACGCGTGCCGGGTGGGTGTACGCCTCGTTCGTCCTCGACGCGTATACCCGGGAGATTGTTGGCTGGCAGATCACCAACCACATGCGCACGTCACTGGCTAAAGACGCACTTGACATGGCCTTGTCAGCGCGCCTGCGTGCCGGTGAAGATGTCTCCGGTCTGATCCATCACTCAGACAGGGGCGTGCAGTACAGGTCGGTCGTCTACGGAGAGACCTTGGCCCAGTCGCAGGTTATCGCTTCGGTTGGCTCGCGGGGAGACTCCTACGACAACGCGATGGCAGAAGCGCTGAACTCAGTGTTCAAAGCTGAACTCATCGACCGTAGGACCTGGCCGGCACTGCGAGATGTTCTCGTCGCGACGTCGACATGGGTCGGCTGGTACAACAACCGCCGCTTGCACTCGGCGCTAGGGTACCGCCCACCCCGCCAGGTCCATCAGGAATACACCGCCGCGAACACCCAAGCGGCCTAA
- a CDS encoding ATP-binding protein, which produces MLKASRSPNLDACLENVVCTPDRNINPEQVSRLAHGQWCHLGQNIVILGKSSVGKTYLAQALITAACRNDYSARFYRTDMLAAELAVLQPDNPTRLKFIQQLHDVDVLVLDDFLTTPVDAATAHQLLNILAGRERKVSTIVTSQFTPHEWYKSIPDAVISESILNRLVSGAEIITLEGPNMRLTTNA; this is translated from the coding sequence CTGCTTAAAGCATCCCGATCGCCAAACCTTGATGCTTGCCTTGAAAACGTGGTGTGCACGCCTGACCGCAACATCAACCCCGAGCAAGTCAGCAGACTCGCTCACGGACAATGGTGCCACCTGGGCCAAAACATCGTCATCCTGGGCAAATCCTCAGTTGGTAAAACCTACCTCGCCCAAGCACTCATCACCGCAGCATGCCGCAACGACTACTCCGCACGGTTCTACCGCACCGACATGCTCGCCGCCGAACTGGCAGTCCTCCAACCCGATAACCCCACACGGCTGAAGTTCATCCAGCAACTCCACGACGTCGACGTCCTAGTCCTGGATGACTTTCTCACCACACCTGTTGACGCCGCGACCGCGCACCAACTACTCAATATCCTCGCCGGGCGGGAACGCAAAGTCTCAACCATTGTGACCTCACAGTTCACCCCACACGAGTGGTACAAGTCCATCCCCGACGCCGTGATCTCCGAGTCAATCCTCAACCGACTCGTCTCCGGCGCCGAAATCATCACACTCGAAGGACCAAACATGCGCCTGACCACCAACGCATAA
- a CDS encoding copper resistance CopC family protein, with product MTNPTNRAHARTSTTQLTRRAAAAAAAAVGAVAAGWAPLAQAHDAVTDASPGDGEVVTEFPDELRLTFSGQIQEGYNTLALSNADTEDVIYTGDASRDGFDVTVDLPADLDPEPGNYRIGFQVISSDGHATRGMTTFVYQPEGSAPVAAASDPAGAETTDAETTDAGDEAEVTEDEVSSNNWQIVIAALGVLAIGGAAIAVLAKRRGPRDGGAAES from the coding sequence ATGACGAACCCGACGAACCGCGCCCACGCCCGCACATCGACGACGCAGCTCACCCGCCGTGCGGCGGCAGCGGCGGCAGCGGCAGTGGGAGCGGTGGCTGCGGGGTGGGCTCCGCTGGCCCAGGCCCACGATGCCGTGACAGACGCGTCGCCGGGCGACGGTGAGGTCGTCACCGAGTTCCCCGACGAGCTCCGTCTTACGTTCTCCGGGCAGATCCAGGAGGGCTACAACACCCTCGCGCTGTCGAACGCGGATACGGAGGACGTGATCTACACCGGCGACGCGTCGCGGGACGGTTTTGACGTCACCGTCGACCTGCCCGCCGACCTCGACCCCGAGCCCGGTAACTACCGGATCGGTTTCCAAGTCATTTCCTCGGACGGCCACGCGACGCGCGGCATGACCACCTTCGTTTACCAACCCGAGGGCTCAGCCCCCGTCGCGGCGGCCAGCGACCCCGCGGGTGCCGAGACCACGGACGCCGAGACCACAGACGCCGGGGACGAGGCGGAAGTGACCGAGGACGAGGTCTCCTCCAACAACTGGCAGATCGTGATCGCCGCGCTCGGCGTGCTCGCTATCGGCGGCGCTGCGATCGCGGTTCTGGCCAAGCGCCGCGGACCCCGTGACGGCGGGGCCGCGGAGAGCTAA
- a CDS encoding copper chaperone PCu(A)C gives MNKRIGAALSAALTALALTACSDDQAAEEQNTAEQATPAESTPTTEASESAASETAANATLAGSGDIQLENGTVRAKTEPDAAMTSVFGTLHNTTAEDITITGFTTSLGEAHYELHETVDGVMRPVDSGFVVPAGGTLELAPGGHHLMIMDYQPTIEAGGTVDITLETADAKRIEIPGVAVRTMIPGHEDYGDHAGHDHAGHDHEGH, from the coding sequence ATGAACAAGCGTATTGGCGCGGCTCTCAGCGCCGCCCTGACAGCACTGGCCCTGACGGCATGCTCGGACGATCAGGCCGCTGAAGAGCAGAACACTGCTGAGCAGGCCACCCCGGCGGAAAGCACGCCGACCACGGAGGCGTCGGAAAGCGCCGCGAGCGAGACGGCCGCGAACGCGACCCTGGCGGGCAGCGGAGACATTCAGCTGGAAAACGGCACCGTGCGCGCGAAGACCGAGCCGGATGCGGCGATGACCAGCGTCTTCGGCACTCTCCACAACACGACGGCCGAGGACATCACCATCACGGGCTTCACCACCTCGCTCGGCGAGGCGCACTACGAGCTGCACGAGACCGTCGACGGCGTGATGCGCCCGGTCGACAGCGGCTTCGTCGTTCCGGCCGGCGGCACGCTCGAGCTCGCCCCGGGCGGGCACCACCTGATGATCATGGACTACCAGCCGACCATCGAGGCCGGAGGCACCGTGGACATCACGCTCGAGACTGCCGACGCCAAGAGGATCGAGATCCCGGGTGTGGCGGTGCGCACCATGATCCCGGGCCACGAGGACTACGGCGACCACGCCGGCCACGACCACGCGGGCCATGATCACGAAGGCCACTAG
- a CDS encoding Dyp-type peroxidase: MHDSGAPHVSRRRFLAGTAAVAATGTAAACSSHTAGGRGAEPTPPSRPPSNSEPNDEPLTGAVVAFDGERQAGVSTPTQAYLNLLGFNLKDRVDAAGVARLMKLWTEDARALCAGRPPLGGLEPEMSEWPANLTITVGFGARIFDLAAPGEKPSWLHDIPAFSRDALRPEWGQTDLALQVCADDPVMAAWAMRHMTRAGMDYVDTVWVQQGFMNAYGAIPKGQTPRNLFGQVDGTVNPRTDDEYDEQVWIDGPEGFAGSTSLVVRRIAMNLDTWEELDRASREESVGRTLDTGAPLSGGGEFDDPDMEARDEYGLPVIDKNSHMARARPPADHPEQRFRRRPYNYNLPPEPGSGQLSNAGLIFCAYQKDPDVQFTPVQARLDESDRLNTWITHIGSAVYWLPPGTQEGAQPGSGRDSFWGETVLRRGAG, encoded by the coding sequence ATGCACGACTCTGGCGCGCCGCACGTATCGCGGCGCCGGTTTCTGGCGGGGACGGCGGCGGTGGCCGCGACCGGAACCGCGGCCGCCTGCTCTTCGCACACGGCGGGAGGCCGCGGGGCGGAACCGACGCCTCCGAGTCGCCCTCCGAGCAACTCTGAGCCGAACGACGAGCCGCTCACCGGCGCGGTGGTCGCGTTTGACGGCGAGCGCCAGGCGGGGGTGAGCACGCCAACGCAGGCCTACCTCAACCTCCTCGGCTTTAACCTCAAAGACCGGGTCGACGCCGCGGGCGTGGCCAGGCTCATGAAGCTGTGGACGGAAGACGCCCGCGCCCTGTGCGCCGGGCGGCCTCCGTTGGGCGGGCTGGAGCCGGAGATGAGCGAGTGGCCCGCCAACCTCACCATCACGGTCGGATTCGGCGCGCGCATCTTCGACCTCGCCGCGCCCGGGGAAAAACCCTCCTGGCTGCACGACATTCCCGCCTTCAGCCGCGACGCGCTGCGCCCGGAGTGGGGGCAGACGGACCTGGCCCTCCAGGTGTGCGCGGACGATCCTGTCATGGCCGCGTGGGCGATGCGGCACATGACGCGGGCGGGCATGGACTACGTGGACACAGTGTGGGTGCAACAGGGGTTCATGAATGCCTACGGTGCCATCCCAAAGGGGCAGACACCACGCAACCTCTTCGGCCAGGTCGACGGGACGGTCAACCCGCGTACAGACGACGAGTACGACGAGCAGGTGTGGATCGACGGCCCCGAGGGCTTCGCGGGCAGCACCAGCTTGGTGGTGCGTCGCATCGCGATGAACCTCGACACGTGGGAGGAGCTCGACCGCGCCTCGCGCGAGGAATCGGTGGGCAGGACACTCGATACTGGGGCGCCACTGAGCGGCGGGGGCGAATTCGACGATCCCGACATGGAGGCCCGCGACGAGTACGGCCTGCCGGTGATCGACAAAAACTCCCATATGGCCCGCGCCCGGCCACCCGCCGACCACCCGGAGCAGCGTTTCCGGCGTCGTCCCTACAACTACAACCTCCCGCCCGAGCCGGGGTCGGGGCAGCTGTCCAACGCCGGGCTGATCTTCTGCGCCTACCAGAAGGACCCCGACGTCCAGTTCACTCCGGTGCAGGCGCGCCTCGATGAGTCGGACCGGTTGAACACGTGGATCACCCACATCGGTTCCGCCGTGTATTGGCTGCCTCCGGGCACCCAGGAGGGGGCGCAGCCCGGTAGCGGGCGGGACTCCTTTTGGGGTGAGACGGTTTTGCGTCGGGGCGCGGGGTAG
- the thrS gene encoding threonine--tRNA ligase, whose protein sequence is MASEAAAVPVVQYEPFDVPAGTAVGAAMRDLNLPNKGPDAVVAVQDSEGNLKDLSHTPDTAATFLPVAASSELGRSVIRHSCAHVLAQAVQAEFPGTKLGIGPAINDGFYYDFDVAEPFTPEDLKALEKRMKKIIKQGQKFVRGVYDSPEQAAEELKDEPYKLELIQDKGNVDPNSDEATEVGAGELTHYDNVNPRTGEVEWSDLCRGPHVPTTKYIPAFALTRSSAAYWRGDQNNAGLQRIYGTAWESAEKLDEYMTMIAEAEKRDHRRLGNELDLFSFPDEIGSGLPVFHPNGATVRMAMEEHSRARHIEAGYSFVSTPHVTKGELFEKSGHLDWYAEGMFPAMKLDGEVDDDGHVTKQAVDYYVKPMNCPMHNLIFDSRGRSYRELPLRLFEFGTVYRYEKSGVVHGLTRARGFTQDDAHIYCTEDQLEDELTRVLEFVISLLQDYGLDDFYLELSTKDPEKYIGDDEIWERSTNILQSVAEKSGLELVPDPAGAAFYGPKISVQARDAIGRTWQMSTVQLDFNLPERFDLEYTAPDGTKKRPVMIHRALFGSIERFFGVLLEHYAGAFPAWLAPKQVVGIPVADDFAPHLDKVCAELRARGLRAEVDSSDDRMQKKIRTHTTGKIPFMLLAGARDVEADAVSFRFLDGSQINGVPVAEAIELIDAWVRDKVNDQPSEESCAARRG, encoded by the coding sequence ATGGCCAGCGAGGCAGCCGCAGTACCCGTCGTCCAGTACGAACCCTTCGACGTCCCCGCCGGCACCGCGGTCGGGGCGGCGATGCGCGACCTGAACCTTCCCAACAAGGGCCCCGATGCCGTCGTCGCTGTCCAGGATTCCGAGGGCAACCTCAAAGACCTCTCTCACACCCCCGACACTGCCGCGACGTTTCTGCCGGTTGCGGCGTCGAGCGAACTGGGCCGCTCCGTGATCCGCCACTCCTGCGCCCACGTGCTCGCCCAGGCTGTGCAGGCCGAGTTCCCCGGCACGAAGCTCGGTATCGGTCCTGCTATTAACGACGGCTTCTACTACGACTTCGACGTCGCCGAGCCGTTTACCCCAGAGGACCTCAAGGCCCTGGAGAAGCGGATGAAGAAGATCATCAAGCAGGGCCAGAAGTTCGTTCGCGGGGTCTACGATTCCCCCGAACAGGCGGCCGAGGAGCTCAAGGACGAGCCGTACAAGCTCGAGCTCATCCAGGACAAGGGCAACGTCGACCCCAACTCGGACGAGGCGACCGAGGTCGGCGCGGGCGAGCTGACCCACTACGACAACGTCAACCCCCGGACAGGCGAGGTGGAGTGGAGCGACCTGTGCCGCGGCCCGCACGTGCCCACCACCAAGTACATCCCGGCCTTCGCGCTTACCCGCTCGTCGGCAGCCTACTGGCGCGGCGACCAGAACAACGCCGGCCTGCAGCGCATCTACGGCACCGCGTGGGAGTCTGCGGAAAAGCTCGACGAGTACATGACCATGATCGCCGAGGCGGAAAAGCGCGACCACCGCCGCCTCGGCAACGAGCTGGACCTGTTCTCCTTCCCCGACGAGATCGGCTCGGGCCTGCCGGTCTTCCACCCGAACGGGGCGACGGTGCGCATGGCTATGGAGGAGCACTCCCGCGCCCGCCACATCGAGGCCGGCTACTCCTTCGTGTCCACCCCGCACGTCACCAAGGGCGAGCTCTTCGAAAAGTCGGGCCACCTGGACTGGTACGCCGAGGGCATGTTCCCGGCGATGAAGCTCGACGGTGAGGTCGACGACGACGGCCACGTGACCAAACAGGCCGTGGACTACTACGTCAAGCCGATGAACTGCCCGATGCACAACCTCATCTTCGACTCCCGCGGGCGCTCCTACCGTGAGCTACCGTTGCGCCTGTTCGAGTTCGGCACCGTCTACCGCTACGAAAAGTCCGGGGTGGTCCACGGCCTGACCCGCGCCCGCGGCTTCACACAGGACGACGCCCACATTTACTGCACCGAGGACCAGCTGGAAGACGAGCTGACCCGCGTGCTTGAGTTCGTGATCTCGCTGCTGCAGGACTACGGCCTCGACGATTTCTACCTCGAGCTGTCCACGAAGGACCCGGAGAAGTACATCGGCGACGACGAGATCTGGGAGCGCTCCACGAATATCCTGCAGTCCGTGGCGGAGAAGTCGGGCCTCGAGCTCGTCCCCGACCCCGCCGGCGCCGCCTTCTACGGCCCGAAGATCTCTGTGCAGGCGCGCGACGCGATCGGCCGCACGTGGCAGATGTCCACGGTGCAGCTCGACTTCAACTTGCCCGAGCGCTTCGACCTCGAGTACACGGCGCCCGACGGCACGAAGAAGCGCCCGGTGATGATCCACCGCGCGCTCTTCGGCTCCATCGAGCGCTTCTTCGGCGTGCTCCTCGAGCACTACGCCGGCGCCTTCCCAGCGTGGCTCGCCCCGAAGCAGGTTGTGGGCATCCCGGTCGCCGACGACTTCGCCCCGCACCTAGACAAGGTCTGCGCCGAGCTGCGCGCCCGCGGCCTGCGCGCGGAGGTGGACTCGTCGGACGACCGCATGCAGAAGAAGATCCGCACCCACACCACCGGCAAGATCCCCTTCATGCTGCTTGCTGGGGCCCGCGACGTCGAGGCCGACGCGGTGAGTTTCCGTTTCCTCGACGGCTCCCAGATCAACGGGGTGCCCGTCGCCGAGGCCATCGAGCTTATCGACGCCTGGGTGCGCGACAAGGTCAACGATCAGCCAAGTGAGGAAAGCTGTGCAGCCCGCCGCGGATAA
- a CDS encoding HIT family protein — protein MRKAVQPAADNGRYVDSGVGEPDRLQRLWAPYRQSYIASTPGDDVDKPTDPFLEAPQRSDEDGLIVARGEVVYALLNLFPYNSGHLMVVPYRKVAQLEDLTEPETAELMVFAKRAVRTLKRVSRPEAINVGLNLGKASGGSVGDHLHLHVVPRWAGDSNFMTVLGETKVLPQLLRQTRELLAEGWAEVEREENNEVSGDA, from the coding sequence GTGAGGAAAGCTGTGCAGCCCGCCGCGGATAACGGACGCTACGTCGACAGCGGGGTGGGGGAGCCGGACCGCCTCCAGCGGCTCTGGGCCCCCTACCGGCAGAGCTATATCGCCTCGACGCCGGGTGATGACGTCGATAAGCCAACCGACCCTTTCCTTGAAGCCCCGCAGCGGAGCGACGAGGACGGGCTGATCGTCGCCCGGGGCGAGGTCGTCTACGCCCTGTTGAACCTGTTTCCGTACAACTCGGGCCACCTCATGGTGGTGCCCTACCGAAAGGTCGCGCAGCTCGAGGACCTGACGGAGCCGGAGACGGCGGAGCTCATGGTCTTTGCCAAGCGCGCCGTGAGGACTCTCAAGCGTGTCTCGCGCCCGGAGGCGATCAACGTGGGCCTCAACTTGGGCAAGGCCTCGGGCGGCTCGGTGGGCGACCACCTCCACCTCCACGTCGTGCCGCGGTGGGCGGGTGACTCGAACTTTATGACGGTGCTCGGCGAAACGAAGGTGCTGCCGCAGCTGCTGCGGCAGACCCGGGAGCTTCTGGCGGAGGGCTGGGCCGAGGTCGAGCGGGAGGAGAACAACGAGGTGTCGGGCGATGCTTAG
- the pgsA gene encoding phosphatidylinositol phosphate synthase has translation MLSVYGRKPASVVVEPVAKAFLRIGLTPNMTTLIGTAAAVAASVVLIPLGHLIPAALVCIFFAAFDMVDGTMARLRGGGTAYGATLDASCDRITDGALFGAIVMWMVYVDGAASLNVAVALAVLVLSQVISYIKARGEAGGLRIVGGLIERAERLIVAVVGLILEGAGVPYALEGALWLLLVGSAITVVQRLRLAANDEDAAKTIAAPAGT, from the coding sequence ATGCTTAGCGTCTACGGCAGGAAGCCGGCCTCCGTCGTCGTCGAACCGGTGGCGAAGGCGTTCCTGCGTATCGGGTTGACGCCGAACATGACCACCCTCATTGGCACGGCCGCGGCGGTGGCGGCCTCGGTGGTGCTCATCCCGCTCGGGCACCTCATCCCGGCGGCGCTCGTGTGCATTTTTTTCGCGGCGTTTGACATGGTGGACGGGACGATGGCGCGCCTGCGCGGTGGGGGAACAGCCTACGGGGCGACCCTCGATGCGAGCTGCGACCGCATCACCGACGGCGCGCTGTTTGGGGCGATCGTCATGTGGATGGTCTACGTCGACGGCGCCGCGTCGCTCAACGTCGCTGTCGCGCTGGCGGTGCTCGTGCTGTCGCAGGTGATCAGCTACATCAAGGCGCGCGGCGAGGCGGGCGGCCTGCGTATCGTCGGCGGGCTCATCGAACGCGCCGAACGGCTCATCGTCGCGGTGGTGGGCCTCATCCTGGAGGGGGCGGGGGTGCCGTACGCGCTCGAGGGGGCGCTGTGGCTTCTCCTAGTAGGCTCGGCGATTACTGTTGTCCAGCGTCTGCGCCTCGCCGCGAACGACGAGGACGCAGCGAAGACGATCGCCGCTCCGGCGGGAACCTAA
- a CDS encoding phosphatidylinositol mannoside acyltransferase → MDVTERAATLGYLAGWKVVGALPDSLTVGLFTAGADRASDDGRGMDMLRRNLSRVVGPENVTRELVRDSMRSYARYWREAFRLPRLAGDPQVLETITRGVSGRPFLDAALERGRGAILALPHSGNWDMAGMWLVQHYGTFATVAERLRPEVLYEAFVDYRESLGFEVLPLTGGDHPYARLAEVLRGNGIVCLMGERDLTPRGVPVTFFGESTTMPAGPAKLAVDTGAALFAVHSWFEGTDEQPAWGLKADPELEVTTVEETTQRLADRFAANIAEHPADWHMLQPMWPSDRQYRPFRRPVPWRR, encoded by the coding sequence GTGGACGTGACAGAACGCGCGGCAACCCTCGGCTACCTCGCTGGGTGGAAGGTTGTCGGTGCCCTCCCGGACTCGCTCACCGTGGGGCTTTTCACTGCCGGAGCCGACCGCGCCTCGGACGACGGGCGCGGGATGGACATGCTGCGGCGCAACCTTAGCAGGGTCGTGGGCCCGGAGAACGTCACGCGCGAGCTGGTGCGTGATTCGATGCGCTCCTATGCGCGCTACTGGCGCGAGGCGTTTCGTCTGCCGCGCCTTGCGGGGGACCCGCAGGTGTTGGAGACGATCACCCGTGGCGTGTCCGGCCGTCCCTTTCTTGATGCGGCCCTCGAGCGCGGCCGCGGAGCCATCCTCGCGCTGCCGCACTCGGGCAACTGGGACATGGCGGGGATGTGGCTGGTGCAGCACTACGGCACTTTCGCCACCGTTGCCGAGCGGCTGCGCCCCGAGGTGCTCTACGAGGCGTTCGTGGACTACCGGGAGTCCCTCGGCTTCGAGGTGCTGCCTCTCACCGGTGGGGACCACCCCTACGCGAGGCTTGCGGAGGTGCTGCGTGGGAACGGCATCGTGTGCCTGATGGGGGAGCGCGATCTGACCCCGCGCGGCGTGCCCGTCACTTTCTTTGGCGAGAGCACCACTATGCCCGCGGGCCCCGCGAAGCTCGCGGTGGACACGGGCGCGGCGCTGTTCGCGGTGCATTCCTGGTTTGAGGGCACGGATGAGCAGCCAGCGTGGGGCCTGAAGGCTGACCCCGAGCTGGAGGTGACCACGGTGGAGGAGACGACGCAGCGGCTCGCCGACAGGTTCGCCGCGAACATCGCCGAGCACCCGGCCGATTGGCACATGTTGCAGCCGATGTGGCCCTCGGACCGTCAGTACCGGCCCTTCCGACGCCCGGTGCCGTGGCGGAGGTGA
- a CDS encoding glycosyltransferase family 4 protein gives MRIGLVCPYSFDEPGGVQVHILDLAGVLRSRGHHVEVLGPASEGVALPEWVTRGGAAFPVRYNGSVARLSIGPRVRQITRRFIADGDFDVLHIHEPNAPSYSLAALMMASGPIVATYHASASSSLVLRAALPTLRIGLDKIRGGIAVSEMARRWQVEQVGTDPVLIPNGVDTQRFARARGQRNSTSDVEMVFLGRLDEPRKGLDIFLAALAAVGRPVRVTVIGGGSPRAVPGVEFVGRVSDDEKARILGRADIYVAPNTGGESFGIVLVEAMAAGCAVVASDLEAFAAVCDAEAEQPAGALFPVGDSARLAEQLRVLIDDPALRNRLIDSGIVRSRLYDWESVATRIETVYETVSCGEKVTAS, from the coding sequence GTGCGTATTGGTCTCGTCTGCCCGTATTCCTTCGACGAACCGGGCGGGGTTCAGGTCCACATCCTTGACCTAGCGGGCGTGCTGCGCTCCCGCGGCCACCATGTTGAGGTCCTGGGCCCGGCCTCGGAGGGGGTCGCGCTGCCGGAGTGGGTCACCCGCGGCGGCGCGGCCTTTCCGGTGCGCTACAACGGCTCCGTTGCCCGGCTGTCCATCGGCCCGCGGGTGCGGCAGATCACGCGCCGCTTCATCGCCGACGGCGACTTCGACGTGCTGCACATTCACGAGCCGAACGCCCCAAGCTACTCGCTGGCGGCGCTCATGATGGCCTCGGGCCCGATCGTGGCCACGTACCACGCCTCCGCGTCCTCCTCGCTCGTGCTGCGCGCCGCGTTGCCAACGCTGCGCATCGGGCTGGACAAGATCCGCGGCGGGATTGCGGTCAGCGAAATGGCGCGGCGCTGGCAGGTTGAGCAGGTGGGCACCGACCCCGTGCTCATTCCGAACGGGGTGGACACCCAGCGCTTCGCGCGGGCGCGGGGGCAGCGCAATTCCACCTCGGACGTCGAGATGGTTTTTTTGGGCCGCCTCGACGAGCCCCGCAAAGGCCTCGATATCTTCCTCGCCGCCCTCGCGGCGGTGGGGCGCCCGGTGCGCGTCACGGTCATCGGCGGGGGCAGCCCGCGGGCGGTGCCGGGCGTGGAGTTTGTCGGCCGGGTCTCCGACGACGAGAAGGCCCGCATCCTCGGCCGCGCCGACATCTACGTCGCTCCGAACACGGGCGGCGAGTCCTTCGGCATCGTGCTCGTGGAGGCGATGGCGGCCGGGTGCGCTGTCGTCGCCAGCGACCTCGAGGCTTTCGCCGCGGTCTGTGACGCCGAGGCGGAGCAGCCGGCCGGCGCGCTCTTCCCGGTCGGGGACTCGGCGAGGCTTGCGGAGCAGCTCCGCGTGCTTATCGACGACCCAGCGTTGCGCAACCGGCTTATCGACTCCGGGATCGTCCGCTCCCGCCTCTATGACTGGGAGAGCGTGGCGACTCGGATTGAGACGGTCTACGAGACCGTCTCGTGCGGCGAGAAGGTGACCGCCTCGTGA